A genomic window from Flavobacterium sp. I3-2 includes:
- a CDS encoding transposase: MDQTIGNLNLNEFQIDEVLADVSYSSGTSLQYCEDKNLNAWIPNFGQNEPERKGFIFNKEAKRYECVQEGGNKAYLPFKRTLMDSKDYEKKSYRSSEQDCGKCPLRESYCGKVTKFKKLEESIHKPLYDKMHEKLTQNKAYHRRLVKRRSATVEPVLGTLINFFNLKKINCRGMAQFDIFSISLELNSEVSPFRFTIHIDKPINTNIPDKIKIFNVFFFNINTKRFGAWRTYRKLKREV; encoded by the coding sequence ATGGATCAAACCATTGGAAATTTAAACTTAAATGAATTTCAAATTGATGAAGTTTTAGCCGATGTTAGTTACAGTAGCGGAACAAGTTTACAATATTGTGAAGACAAAAATCTGAATGCTTGGATACCCAATTTCGGACAAAATGAACCAGAACGCAAAGGTTTTATTTTTAATAAAGAAGCGAAACGGTACGAATGCGTTCAAGAAGGCGGAAATAAGGCGTATTTACCCTTTAAACGTACTTTAATGGATAGTAAAGATTATGAAAAGAAATCTTACAGAAGTAGCGAACAAGATTGCGGAAAATGTCCGCTAAGAGAGAGTTACTGTGGTAAAGTAACCAAGTTTAAAAAATTAGAAGAAAGCATTCATAAACCACTTTACGACAAAATGCATGAGAAACTAACCCAAAATAAAGCATATCATCGTAGGCTAGTCAAACGTCGAAGTGCTACAGTAGAACCCGTTTTAGGGACCTTAATTAATTTCTTTAATCTGAAAAAGATTAATTGTCGAGGAATGGCACAGTTCGATATATTTTCTATATCCTTAGAGTTAAATTCGGAAGTATCTCCATTTCGTTTTACAATCCATATTGATAAACCTATAAATACTAATATTCCTGATAAAATTAAAATTTTCAATGTGTTCTTTTTTAATATTAATACTAAACGTTTTGGAGCTTGGCGAACGTACCGGAAATTGAAGCGAGAAGTTTAA